One Phyllopteryx taeniolatus isolate TA_2022b chromosome 12, UOR_Ptae_1.2, whole genome shotgun sequence genomic window, TGGCTGTAAAGTGCCTTAATTATCGGGTTGTCTCAATGCTATATTACCTTAGTGACATGGTTCCAATTAACTCTGGTTCTTTCTATTTCATGTGGAAATTAAAGATACTAAATATTATGAGCAGACATCACTCTTAACTGCCACAgctaatgtccttttttttcttttttcttttaaaaaaaaaatgagatccaatacaaaaacatacaatttcTACCTTTGCAAAGATCATACAGTGTTGGAGAGACGCGAGCCCTTAAAAAGTTTTATAATTACCTAcagatgccataagatggcaaaacaacactaaaatgaagctcctcaactcacttcaacgtcGCATCTTGGCGCTGAGATACCTTAAGATTGCGCAAAACAAACCAAGACAACTCATTGACCTgaacacaaaaaacagcaacaaagtgACTGTAACTGTTTTGTTACgtttgatgtacagtattaatGAAATTAACAAAATCTAAGGCTAAATGATATTCCCTTAAAATTAaatctcaaatgtttttttcataacaATCCAATTTCTGATTAAAATCTATTGGTTCCTCTTTCACTTAAAGATAAAGCACAtaacaatgacattattcaaaataaatggtcttttatttattttattttaaaataaaattgttccgGGCAATAAACTTGAATTAATCCATGAactctttatcattgtggttgtagtttgcagcggCATAAAATTGCACTgcgtcaaatgtttttttatatataaatagctCTAGTATTTACTGTCTGTatggcaaaatatttgaaagagtTCTCAGTATCGATAATCAAAAGTTCAATACTGACCTTTTCATCTCATTCTTCGAATGTCACTACTAGAATGTGCAGGTGGGCCTAATGTTGTATATGACGGAAGCTGTTTTCAAAAGTGACAAGTGTGTTTCATTCTAGCTATGAAACACCTCATTTGAAAGACAAACTTTCTCTCTTCCAGCCATCATTGTGTACAGACTACCATGGAGCTGGAAGTGCAGCAAATTCACCATGAAGTTTATCCACGCAAGCTTGAACTTGGTGGCCTTCATCTTTGCTGTTGTGGCTACAGTGGCAGTTTTTGACTTTCACAACACTGACAAAATCCCCAACATGTACAGTCTGCACAGCTGGGTGGGCCTGACAGCTGTAATACTGTACTCTCTTCAGGTAAATGCATTGTATTTCACTGGCTTTTTTTTATGGCAATTACTGCAGTTAGTATAGATATAGTTAGTTAGATAGTTTAGCTCCATGAAAGTTCATATATAGCTCTTGGAATGGGCTTGTTTGAGGCAGGTCTGGTTATGATTTGTGTAATTATTGCTATTGTCTACAAAGTTATGGTCTAAATTATTCATtggtgaaacttttttttgtaaaatttaaaAGTAGATATGTTTTTATGCAGCTTGTTTTAGGGGTTACCCTGTATTTGATGCCATTTACACCTGTATCCTGGAGAACGGCCTTTATGCCCATCCATGTCTACAGTGGCCTGCTCCTCTTTGCCTCGGTTATAGCAGTGGCACTCATGGGCATCACTGAGAAACTTATTTTTAGCCTGTAAGTACAGAAAAACAGCTTCACTAAGTTATTTAAATCGCAATTCTTTTGTAGGTTTGCTGAACCACTGAATGTAgcttcattttatttatctcCTCTTAGGAACAACCCAAAGTATAAGAATTTGCCCCCAGAGGCAATCTTTGTGAACATTCTGGGACTACTTCTGGTAGTTTTTGGAGTGCTAATCGTTTGGATTGCCACTCGGCAGTCTTGGAAACGGCCCACTGACCAGACCTTGCATAGTTTGCATTCCGATGGGGGCGGTGAGGACGGCACAAACGTGGGTCCAGCCCTGTCTCAACTGTCAGATGCAGCGGAGGGTGAAACCTTTGGGGAATTCCGCAGGAGGAGTAATAAATTTGATGATCAGGTCAActgactttcaaaataaataactcTGAGTTGGAACTGTCTCTGGTTTAGAATGAATGTACACTCCTTTTCCACTGGTCAATTATGCtgtatttttcttcatatttgtttcatatttttgctatatacagtagatgctgAATGTGTGCTATatgtgccatttttgggggtccttagccaaaccgatgttgttttgcacaatgctcatccTATATACCCACTgggcctttagcgtcctccttcacgcggaCCCTTCCCtgtttaacgtccgcatgctgtcctcagtcacgtccgcctttcctctatata contains:
- the LOC133487073 gene encoding plasma membrane ascorbate-dependent reductase CYBRD1, translating into MENYKAFLVILSSAVVVGIISIIFVLRWVFYYQGGLAWDGGLAEFNWHPVLNICGFIVLQGLAIIVYRLPWSWKCSKFTMKFIHASLNLVAFIFAVVATVAVFDFHNTDKIPNMYSLHSWVGLTAVILYSLQLVLGVTLYLMPFTPVSWRTAFMPIHVYSGLLLFASVIAVALMGITEKLIFSLNNPKYKNLPPEAIFVNILGLLLVVFGVLIVWIATRQSWKRPTDQTLHSLHSDGGGEDGTNVGPALSQLSDAAEGETFGEFRRRSNKFDDQVN